One region of Metallosphaera sedula DSM 5348 genomic DNA includes:
- the mcm gene encoding minichromosome maintenance protein MCM, with the protein METQQFDLGERLEEFIRTSRDRDGNLKYLQQINEILAFRKRSLVVDFNEIYQFDEKLATEIINSPLSTLPILEGRILKLLEEQDPQFVTEVQRVHLRLVNVPRLVELRRIRSSEINKIVVVEGILTKQTPIKERAYRIVLKHVHPECNAEFRWPEDEEMDETIKMPSVCPVCGKPGQFDIIPQKAELTDWQRVIIQERPEEVPPGQIPRQLEAVFEDDLVDSARPGDRVRFTGILMIKQDSFLRKGSRSIFDIYLKVINVEISQKVLDEVEITEEDRKKIENMAKNPWIREAIISSIAPSIYDHWEIKEAIALALFGGVSRVMEDGTRTRGDIHVLIIGDPGTAKSQILQFAARVSPRSVYTTGKGATAAGLTAAVVREKNTGDYYLEAGALVLADGGIAVIDEIDKMREEDRVAIHEAMEQQTVSIAKAGILAKLNARATIIAAGNPKFGRYIQERAVAENIELPPTILSRFDLIFILVDKPGTEDQNLANHILDMHGGKEIRNFIPVEDLKKYIAFARKFVNPKLNEEAKQLLADFYVEMRRKSSENPSSPILITPRQLEALIRITEAYARMALRQEATREDAERAINIMRIFLEKVGIDVESGSLDIDTIMTGKPKSAREKMVKIMEVIEQLSNDKGCAKLKDIIKESEREGIEKSSAEKIISDMKKSGLIYEAATECFKKVS; encoded by the coding sequence ATGGAGACTCAGCAGTTTGATTTAGGTGAAAGGCTGGAGGAATTTATCAGAACCTCTAGGGATAGAGACGGGAACCTGAAATACCTTCAACAGATCAATGAGATACTGGCATTTAGGAAAAGGAGCCTCGTAGTGGATTTCAATGAGATTTATCAATTTGATGAGAAGTTGGCAACAGAAATAATTAACAGTCCGCTATCAACTCTGCCCATCCTGGAGGGCAGGATCCTCAAGTTATTGGAGGAGCAAGACCCACAGTTCGTAACTGAGGTTCAGAGGGTTCATCTGAGACTTGTAAATGTTCCAAGACTGGTGGAACTACGCAGGATCAGAAGTTCTGAGATAAATAAGATAGTTGTGGTTGAAGGTATACTTACCAAGCAGACCCCAATTAAGGAGAGGGCCTACAGGATAGTCCTCAAGCATGTCCATCCCGAGTGTAACGCAGAATTCAGATGGCCAGAGGACGAGGAAATGGACGAAACCATAAAGATGCCCTCTGTGTGTCCAGTATGCGGTAAACCTGGCCAATTCGATATTATTCCTCAGAAGGCTGAGTTGACCGACTGGCAGAGGGTCATAATCCAAGAAAGGCCAGAGGAGGTTCCTCCAGGTCAGATCCCTAGGCAATTGGAGGCAGTATTTGAGGATGACCTTGTGGACTCAGCGAGACCGGGGGATAGGGTCAGGTTTACCGGGATTCTAATGATAAAGCAGGATTCCTTCCTCCGCAAGGGGAGCAGGTCTATCTTCGACATCTACCTGAAGGTAATTAACGTGGAGATATCCCAGAAGGTACTAGATGAGGTTGAGATAACGGAGGAGGATAGGAAAAAGATAGAGAATATGGCCAAAAATCCCTGGATAAGGGAAGCCATAATATCCTCCATCGCCCCCTCAATTTACGATCATTGGGAAATCAAGGAGGCTATAGCCCTAGCCTTGTTCGGTGGCGTATCAAGAGTTATGGAGGATGGAACGAGGACAAGGGGGGACATACACGTGCTCATTATAGGCGATCCGGGCACCGCGAAGTCGCAGATTCTTCAGTTCGCAGCTAGGGTGTCCCCAAGATCTGTTTATACCACGGGTAAGGGAGCCACTGCAGCTGGTCTCACTGCGGCGGTGGTGAGGGAGAAAAACACTGGAGACTACTATCTGGAGGCCGGTGCTCTGGTCCTAGCCGATGGAGGTATAGCGGTGATAGACGAGATAGACAAGATGAGAGAAGAGGATAGGGTAGCTATACATGAGGCCATGGAACAACAGACGGTCTCCATCGCAAAGGCGGGAATATTAGCGAAGCTTAATGCCAGAGCCACTATCATAGCAGCTGGAAACCCCAAGTTCGGAAGATATATCCAGGAGAGGGCCGTTGCAGAAAACATAGAGCTTCCGCCCACTATCCTCTCCAGGTTTGACCTCATCTTCATACTCGTGGATAAGCCCGGAACGGAGGACCAGAACCTGGCAAACCACATCCTGGACATGCATGGTGGGAAGGAGATAAGGAACTTCATTCCGGTGGAAGACCTAAAGAAGTACATAGCCTTTGCGAGGAAGTTCGTGAACCCGAAGTTGAATGAGGAAGCGAAGCAACTCCTAGCAGACTTTTACGTGGAAATGAGAAGGAAAAGTAGCGAAAACCCTAGCTCACCAATTCTCATTACTCCAAGACAGTTAGAGGCACTCATTAGGATTACAGAGGCCTACGCGAGGATGGCTTTACGCCAAGAGGCCACAAGGGAGGATGCAGAGAGGGCGATAAATATTATGAGAATATTCCTTGAAAAGGTGGGGATTGACGTTGAGTCTGGCTCGCTCGATATAGATACAATAATGACTGGGAAACCGAAGAGCGCTAGGGAGAAAATGGTCAAGATTATGGAGGTTATCGAACAGTTATCCAATGATAAGGGTTGCGCTAAACTTAAGGATATAATAAAAGAGTCTGAAAGAGAAGGCATAGAGAAAAGTAGCGCTGAAAAGATAATATCAGACATGAAGAAAAGCGGCCTAATTTATGAGGCTGCGACTGAGTGCTTTAAGAAAGTTTCCTAA
- a CDS encoding DNA replication complex GINS family protein, protein MGLIKAKYRALGRLVKTWKRRVEVLDDTFTIDLGMEEVKLAKGSQSELPSWLIEVLEPEGYVSQIPVTIEEISKYLYQEKQNATVPGSLVQIPWDFYMRARYTLKKLSGSSSPSDLENYRRLSYMVNELQRLRIRKIVQLASLNVFDQTLINKMTPEENLVFQDLRLSLTLIGEGDGDSAV, encoded by the coding sequence GTGGGTTTGATCAAGGCTAAGTACAGGGCTCTAGGAAGACTTGTCAAGACTTGGAAGAGAAGGGTTGAGGTTCTAGATGACACCTTTACCATTGATCTTGGAATGGAGGAAGTTAAACTAGCGAAGGGAAGTCAATCGGAGTTACCGTCATGGTTAATAGAGGTTCTGGAGCCCGAAGGTTATGTATCTCAGATTCCAGTTACCATAGAGGAAATATCGAAATATCTTTACCAAGAGAAGCAGAACGCCACTGTGCCTGGATCCCTTGTCCAAATCCCGTGGGACTTTTACATGAGAGCGAGATATACTCTCAAGAAACTCTCAGGGAGTAGTTCCCCTAGCGATCTGGAGAACTACAGGAGGCTGTCCTACATGGTCAACGAACTACAAAGACTAAGGATTAGAAAGATAGTCCAGTTGGCCAGCCTCAACGTGTTTGACCAAACCCTTATAAATAAGATGACACCAGAGGAAAATTTGGTATTTCAAGATTTGAGACTTTCACTTACCTTGATAGGTGAGGGTGATGGAGACTCAGCAGTTTGA
- a CDS encoding THUMP domain-containing protein gives MDKFEQVRLLITTAPNKGNKCRTDVLNRLIPYDVEVRIEEPIKNVLLVYSKLPSVQCYGLVMSAPPACARKVYPVDQVTRAEYREIITSSLAMLQGKGGSVYVECILRSGNLDCRTLQMALGGYLRDKFKIDSKNFNLKLSINVLGEICTISLLRKDQEKVSVKSLS, from the coding sequence ATGGACAAGTTTGAGCAGGTCAGGCTACTGATCACTACTGCCCCTAATAAGGGGAACAAGTGCAGGACCGATGTCCTAAACAGGCTAATCCCATATGACGTAGAGGTCAGAATTGAAGAACCCATAAAGAACGTGTTGCTGGTTTACTCGAAATTACCAAGCGTACAGTGTTATGGGTTAGTCATGTCTGCTCCTCCAGCATGTGCTAGAAAAGTTTATCCTGTGGATCAAGTAACTAGGGCTGAGTATAGAGAAATTATCACCTCCTCCCTTGCCATGCTACAGGGGAAAGGCGGATCCGTGTATGTGGAATGTATTCTCAGATCTGGTAATCTAGATTGCAGAACCCTTCAGATGGCCTTGGGAGGATACTTAAGGGATAAGTTCAAAATAGATTCTAAAAATTTCAATCTGAAGCTATCCATTAATGTACTTGGGGAAATCTGTACCATATCGCTCCTCAGAAAGGATCAGGAGAAAGTTTCGGTTAAGTCTCTCAGCTAA
- a CDS encoding ORC1-type DNA replication protein, whose product MKVTTNLEDIIESGLSGSTIFKQQKVLSPDHIPSRLPHREEKIKELSLAFRELTTNMGSTSVRVVVSGPTGTGKTVTTKSFGEALKKRLNERGLRLEYIHANCHSQRTLYLLTMEIASHLKLPIPVRGLSSQEAFKIIHDYLVKRNIHLILTLDEFDYLINTSSYEDIYFLVRLYDELSSASRHISYIFIMRDEQNLYTLDRSIRDHILRNVIRLEPYKSNELKDILMDRVNEAFYPNVVPDETVEYISNLYGHDKGGSGNARLAIEALEVAGKIAEARNSPLVLIEHVKEANSRINVEAGEILDEIPLLDLHLLIMLKALINLHNRLKVDSVPIGKLEKEYAELCAELGEEPRRHTQIYEYVRRMKLMGILETQQSGKGMRGRTTLISLSVPITQDFEDLITKNLRMKLDNREEPV is encoded by the coding sequence GTGAAAGTTACGACTAATCTCGAGGACATTATAGAGAGTGGCCTATCTGGAAGCACTATCTTCAAGCAACAGAAGGTATTATCGCCAGATCACATACCTAGCCGACTTCCGCATAGGGAAGAGAAAATCAAGGAGTTATCCCTAGCATTTAGGGAACTTACCACTAACATGGGTTCCACGTCAGTTAGAGTTGTAGTATCAGGCCCTACTGGTACCGGAAAAACCGTGACTACCAAATCCTTCGGGGAAGCGCTCAAGAAAAGGTTAAATGAGAGAGGGTTGAGGCTTGAGTACATTCATGCTAACTGTCATAGTCAGAGGACGCTATACCTGTTAACCATGGAAATAGCCTCCCATCTAAAGTTACCAATTCCAGTTAGGGGCCTTTCGTCTCAGGAGGCTTTCAAGATTATTCATGATTACCTGGTAAAGAGGAACATTCATCTAATACTGACCCTCGATGAATTTGATTACTTGATAAATACCTCCTCCTATGAGGATATCTATTTCCTTGTGAGACTTTATGATGAACTTTCCTCTGCATCTAGGCATATTAGCTATATCTTCATCATGAGGGATGAACAAAACCTGTACACGCTGGACAGGAGTATCAGGGATCACATTCTACGAAACGTAATAAGACTTGAACCGTACAAGTCCAACGAACTGAAGGACATACTTATGGACAGAGTTAACGAAGCCTTTTACCCAAACGTGGTTCCAGACGAGACTGTGGAGTATATCTCCAACCTTTATGGTCACGACAAAGGTGGTAGTGGCAACGCTAGGCTAGCAATTGAGGCACTAGAGGTGGCAGGAAAGATAGCAGAGGCGAGGAACTCTCCCCTAGTCCTCATTGAGCACGTTAAGGAGGCTAACTCCAGGATAAATGTGGAGGCAGGTGAGATTCTGGACGAAATTCCCTTACTCGACTTGCACCTCCTTATCATGTTAAAAGCTTTGATAAATTTACATAATAGATTGAAAGTGGATTCAGTCCCAATAGGTAAACTGGAAAAGGAGTACGCAGAGTTGTGTGCGGAACTTGGGGAAGAACCCAGGAGACACACGCAGATATACGAATATGTGAGGAGAATGAAACTAATGGGGATCCTAGAAACCCAGCAGAGTGGGAAGGGAATGAGGGGAAGAACCACGCTAATCTCCCTTTCAGTTCCCATAACCCAGGATTTTGAGGATCTAATAACGAAGAACCTGAGGATGAAACTTGATAACAGAGAGGAGCCTGTATAG
- the moaC gene encoding cyclic pyranopterin monophosphate synthase MoaC, which translates to MVDISNKEVVLREALAEGFIKLRPETIQLVREGKIEKGDVITIAKTAGILAAKRTPDLLPLCHPIPLEKVEMEVLVEDEGIRVRSKVMAHYKTGVEMEALTSVSVALLTIWDMVKKYEKDERGQYPSTTITDVKVINKIKVS; encoded by the coding sequence ATGGTAGATATCTCCAACAAGGAAGTTGTGTTAAGGGAGGCTTTAGCTGAGGGTTTCATTAAACTTAGGCCAGAGACTATCCAGCTCGTTAGGGAGGGTAAGATAGAGAAGGGAGACGTCATCACGATAGCCAAGACTGCGGGAATTCTAGCAGCCAAGAGGACACCCGATCTACTACCATTATGCCATCCTATACCCCTGGAAAAGGTTGAAATGGAGGTCCTTGTGGAAGATGAGGGAATTAGGGTGAGGAGTAAGGTTATGGCTCACTACAAAACCGGTGTGGAAATGGAGGCTCTAACCTCAGTTTCCGTTGCCCTGCTGACCATCTGGGATATGGTTAAGAAGTACGAGAAGGATGAGAGGGGCCAGTATCCGTCTACCACTATAACTGACGTCAAAGTGATCAATAAAATCAAGGTTTCTTAG
- a CDS encoding replication factor C large subunit, translated as MTVPWVVKYRPKTLDDVENQEDVKDELRSWIDSWLKGSPSSTAVMLYGPPGTGKTSLAIALANTYKLELVETNASDTRNLTSLRAIVERASISGSLFGIRGKLIFLDEVDGIQPKQDYGAVSAILEIIKNTKYPILMAANDPWNPNLRDLRNAVKMIEVKKLGKIAMRRLLKKICSGEKIKCEDNALDQIIEASDGDSRYAINFLQSIAEGYGEVTEKLVSELVRRKERELDPFETVRSVFWARYGWQAKQAVSNSQVEYDLLMRWLSENIPIQYEMLNDIWRGYDALARASIFLTRAKLSSWDMLSYTFDLMGPGVAMAEVEKKSPSWKAKWKKYQFPTLVQQLYKSKRTRDTRDQIIKKIGFHLHSSSTKIYNDVFPFFLIMTSKDLDELAKNLDLSPEEIEFIQSSQVRDVALKETGSTAQPSERTSRSRTTSKSRSKKP; from the coding sequence ATGACCGTTCCCTGGGTGGTTAAGTACAGACCAAAGACCCTAGATGACGTGGAGAATCAGGAGGACGTAAAGGACGAGTTGAGGTCTTGGATAGATTCTTGGCTTAAGGGATCTCCCTCCTCCACGGCAGTAATGTTATATGGTCCTCCTGGGACCGGGAAAACCTCCTTGGCTATAGCGTTGGCCAATACCTACAAACTTGAGCTCGTGGAGACCAATGCCAGCGATACCAGAAACTTGACCTCACTTAGGGCAATAGTGGAGCGGGCTTCAATTAGTGGTTCTCTCTTTGGAATTAGGGGAAAGCTAATCTTTCTCGATGAAGTGGATGGAATTCAACCAAAGCAAGACTACGGAGCAGTATCAGCAATTCTAGAGATAATTAAGAACACGAAGTATCCCATATTGATGGCTGCTAACGATCCATGGAATCCGAATCTACGTGATCTTAGAAATGCGGTGAAGATGATTGAGGTAAAAAAACTTGGGAAGATCGCTATGAGGAGATTACTCAAAAAAATCTGCTCTGGCGAGAAAATTAAGTGCGAGGATAACGCGTTGGATCAGATCATAGAGGCCTCAGACGGCGACTCTAGATACGCAATAAATTTCCTTCAATCCATTGCTGAGGGATATGGAGAGGTCACGGAAAAGCTGGTAAGTGAGCTAGTAAGAAGAAAGGAGAGGGAGCTAGATCCCTTTGAGACTGTCAGGAGCGTGTTTTGGGCAAGATATGGTTGGCAGGCCAAGCAGGCAGTGTCTAACTCCCAGGTCGAATATGATCTTCTAATGAGATGGTTATCCGAGAACATACCGATTCAGTATGAAATGTTAAATGATATATGGAGAGGTTACGACGCCCTAGCTAGGGCATCTATCTTCCTCACAAGGGCCAAGCTTTCCAGCTGGGATATGCTAAGTTACACCTTTGACCTTATGGGTCCAGGTGTTGCAATGGCCGAAGTGGAGAAGAAGAGTCCCTCGTGGAAAGCGAAGTGGAAGAAGTACCAATTCCCTACCCTAGTACAGCAATTGTACAAATCTAAGAGGACTAGGGATACTAGGGATCAGATAATCAAGAAGATAGGATTCCACCTACATTCCTCTTCGACTAAAATTTACAACGACGTGTTCCCGTTCTTCCTTATCATGACATCAAAGGACTTGGATGAGCTGGCGAAGAACCTAGATCTTAGTCCAGAGGAGATTGAGTTCATTCAGTCCTCACAGGTAAGGGATGTGGCCTTGAAGGAAACTGGATCTACTGCACAGCCCTCTGAGAGAACTTCTAGGTCTAGAACGACCTCTAAATCCAGGTCTAAGAAACCTTGA
- a CDS encoding replication factor C small subunit, protein MMDEILWAEKYRPRSLDDIVNQRDIVERLKHFVKEKNMPHLLFAGPPGTGKTTSALALVHDLYGENYEQYLLELNASDERGIDVIRNKVKEFARTVTPGSVPFKTVLLDEADNMTADAQQALRRTMELYTETTRFILACNYLSKIIDPIQSRTALFRFYPLKKEDVISRLEFIMKQEGVQYDPKALDVIYDVTNGDMRKAINVLQAASAYGKVTQEAVFKVLGLAQPKEVRDMVKLALQGRFMDARSKLLSLIINYGLSGEDIVKQVHRDIFSNEYQIPEELRVLLTDYIGEVEFRIIEGADDEIQLSAMLAKLALLGQKYLGEKK, encoded by the coding sequence ATGATGGATGAAATATTATGGGCCGAAAAGTACAGGCCTAGAAGTTTAGATGATATCGTGAACCAAAGGGACATCGTGGAGCGTCTGAAACACTTCGTTAAGGAAAAGAACATGCCTCACTTGCTGTTTGCTGGACCTCCAGGGACAGGTAAAACTACCTCAGCCTTGGCGTTGGTTCATGACCTATATGGCGAGAACTATGAGCAATATCTTCTCGAGCTGAACGCCAGTGATGAGAGGGGTATAGACGTGATCAGAAATAAGGTAAAGGAGTTCGCAAGAACAGTGACCCCGGGTAGCGTTCCCTTCAAGACCGTGTTACTGGACGAGGCTGATAACATGACTGCGGATGCGCAACAGGCATTGAGGAGAACCATGGAGCTCTACACCGAGACCACCAGGTTCATACTTGCCTGTAACTACCTGAGTAAGATTATAGATCCGATCCAGTCCCGTACCGCTCTCTTTAGGTTCTACCCACTCAAAAAGGAGGACGTAATATCAAGGCTAGAATTCATCATGAAGCAGGAGGGGGTACAATACGATCCTAAGGCGCTTGACGTGATATATGATGTGACCAATGGGGACATGAGAAAGGCAATCAACGTGCTTCAGGCAGCCTCAGCCTACGGCAAGGTGACGCAGGAGGCAGTCTTCAAGGTACTGGGACTGGCCCAGCCTAAGGAAGTTAGGGACATGGTGAAGCTGGCACTTCAAGGTAGATTCATGGACGCTAGGTCGAAGTTACTCTCCTTGATTATCAATTACGGTCTCTCTGGAGAGGATATTGTTAAACAGGTTCACAGAGATATATTCTCAAATGAGTATCAAATACCAGAAGAGCTCAGGGTTTTGCTGACGGATTACATAGGGGAGGTTGAGTTCAGGATAATAGAGGGGGCAGATGACGAAATACAACTGTCTGCAATGCTGGCAAAACTGGCCCTTCTAGGTCAGAAGTATTTAGGCGAGAAGAAATGA
- a CDS encoding YbhB/YbcL family Raf kinase inhibitor-like protein, with product MLVSSVFKNEEVIPLQYTCEGKDVSPPLKWERVPGSVTYAIIVEDPDAPGGTFVHWVIYNVKVNELPEGIEKREKTQYGLQGLNDFGKIGYNGPCPPKGHGYHRYYFNVYALNTELSLRALKRVSAEELRDAMEGHVIAVGNLMGKYRRD from the coding sequence ATGCTTGTTAGTTCAGTCTTCAAGAACGAGGAAGTTATTCCGCTTCAGTATACGTGCGAGGGTAAAGACGTATCTCCGCCTCTTAAGTGGGAGAGGGTGCCTGGCTCGGTTACCTATGCCATCATAGTTGAGGACCCCGATGCACCCGGTGGTACCTTCGTCCACTGGGTAATCTATAACGTGAAGGTCAATGAGCTTCCAGAGGGAATAGAGAAGAGAGAGAAAACTCAATACGGTCTCCAAGGCCTCAATGATTTCGGAAAGATTGGGTATAACGGCCCATGTCCCCCTAAGGGACATGGATATCATAGATATTACTTCAACGTCTATGCTTTAAATACGGAACTCTCGCTTAGGGCACTGAAGAGGGTGTCGGCAGAGGAGCTAAGGGACGCTATGGAGGGACATGTTATAGCTGTGGGTAATTTAATGGGTAAATACAGGAGGGACTAG
- the psmB gene encoding archaeal proteasome endopeptidase complex subunit beta, producing the protein MEGFGEFESRPSKDKIKILKGTTTVGLVVKDAVILAADRRASAGFFVANKMVRKIVYIDDRIGMTTAGSVADLQFIYNYMKNIYHYNLISGNRPVTVKSLATYLTNILSQNKYFPYLVQILMGGYDTQPRLFNLDYLGDMTEETYVATGSGSPVAMGVLEDGYSPDLTGDQAMDLAARAVMSAIKRDSFTGTGVIVTKITKEGHVEREIYPNRKEAM; encoded by the coding sequence ATGGAAGGTTTTGGAGAATTTGAGAGCAGACCCTCAAAGGATAAGATCAAGATCCTCAAGGGCACTACCACTGTGGGTTTAGTGGTTAAGGATGCCGTTATCCTGGCTGCCGACAGGAGAGCCAGTGCAGGGTTTTTTGTTGCCAACAAGATGGTCAGAAAAATAGTGTACATTGATGACCGCATTGGGATGACTACCGCGGGTAGTGTTGCAGATCTACAATTTATCTATAATTACATGAAGAATATATACCACTATAACCTTATTTCAGGGAATAGACCAGTGACCGTCAAGTCCCTAGCTACTTATCTCACAAACATCCTATCCCAGAACAAGTACTTCCCATATCTGGTCCAGATACTCATGGGAGGCTATGATACCCAACCCAGGCTATTCAATCTCGACTACCTAGGGGACATGACAGAGGAGACATATGTTGCAACGGGTTCAGGTTCTCCAGTGGCCATGGGCGTATTAGAGGATGGCTATAGTCCTGATCTCACGGGCGACCAGGCTATGGATCTGGCAGCAAGGGCTGTTATGTCAGCAATTAAGAGGGATTCCTTCACAGGGACAGGGGTAATTGTGACGAAGATAACGAAAGAGGGCCACGTGGAAAGGGAGATTTATCCTAACAGGAAGGAAGCAATGTAA
- a CDS encoding winged helix-turn-helix domain-containing protein, translated as MESLTGTRRKIYYYLVKQKDPVPLRKIQRELKLSSPSLALYHLKKLEENGLVKETDDGYVVTKLILGDFVKLMNVLIPRSAFMASFLIASLILLWVINMINPYSVTLFSSIVIAIPAGIFIIDVVRKYNEIR; from the coding sequence ATGGAGAGCTTAACAGGGACTAGGCGAAAGATATACTACTATCTTGTGAAGCAGAAGGATCCTGTCCCTCTGAGGAAAATTCAGAGGGAACTTAAATTAAGCTCTCCGTCACTCGCTTTATATCACCTGAAGAAACTGGAGGAGAACGGTCTGGTCAAAGAGACAGATGATGGCTACGTGGTTACTAAGCTAATCCTAGGAGATTTCGTCAAATTAATGAACGTGCTTATTCCCAGGTCGGCGTTTATGGCTTCGTTCCTTATTGCGTCCCTGATACTGCTTTGGGTCATTAACATGATAAACCCGTATTCCGTCACCCTTTTCTCCTCTATTGTTATTGCGATTCCTGCTGGTATTTTTATCATTGATGTTGTAAGAAAATACAATGAAATAAGATAA
- a CDS encoding cobalamin B12-binding domain-containing protein: MDKRIKVVVAKLGLDGHDRGAKVIARALKDAGMEVVYTGLRQTPEQIVRTAIQEDADVIGISILSGAHLELMPKIVEALKKAGLDDVGLVLGGVIPPEDIPKLKAMGVDDVFLPGTSLKEIAQRVSKLASTKRGIKVEG; the protein is encoded by the coding sequence ATGGATAAGAGGATAAAAGTAGTAGTGGCTAAACTTGGGCTGGACGGTCATGATAGGGGAGCAAAGGTTATCGCCAGGGCCCTTAAGGACGCAGGCATGGAGGTAGTTTACACGGGTCTAAGGCAAACGCCCGAACAGATAGTTAGGACCGCTATTCAGGAGGACGCTGATGTAATTGGTATTAGTATACTAAGCGGAGCTCACCTAGAATTGATGCCAAAAATAGTTGAGGCCTTGAAGAAGGCTGGCTTAGATGATGTAGGTCTTGTGTTAGGGGGAGTTATCCCACCGGAGGACATTCCCAAGCTGAAAGCTATGGGGGTTGATGACGTATTTCTGCCTGGAACAAGTTTGAAGGAGATAGCTCAGAGAGTTTCAAAGCTCGCCTCAACCAAGAGAGGTATAAAGGTTGAAGGATGA
- the meaB gene encoding methylmalonyl Co-A mutase-associated GTPase MeaB, translating to MKDDLLNRALNGDELAISKVLTNIEYATEKGLSYLGELAKLSGKAHTVGITGIPGAGKSTLISDLIESYTASGHRVGVIMIDPSSPISMGSFMGNRIRMQDKTLLKNVFIRSIASRGHLGGFSSEAIMLTEALDGLGYDRIIVETVGAGQTDTDVMSITHSVVVLVIPGTGDEIQALKAGIMEIGDVYAINKADKPEAEAVYDAVKFAIDSGEMIFRDEWKPRILKVSALRKTGIDELVNTLEEHAEYLRQRGLFEQRIKNRRTKMVELLLRRRLYDVTSKIIENNSEEINELVREGYINELLTKLYHEVKEKL from the coding sequence TTGAAGGATGACCTTCTGAATAGGGCGTTAAATGGCGACGAGTTGGCCATATCAAAGGTCTTGACCAATATAGAGTACGCGACTGAGAAGGGACTTAGCTACCTGGGTGAATTGGCTAAATTGTCTGGGAAGGCACATACAGTGGGAATAACGGGTATACCGGGGGCAGGTAAAAGCACACTGATCTCTGATCTAATTGAAAGTTATACGGCTTCCGGACATAGGGTTGGGGTAATAATGATAGATCCGTCGAGCCCCATTTCCATGGGTTCCTTCATGGGCAACAGGATAAGAATGCAGGATAAAACACTTCTCAAAAACGTGTTTATCCGCAGTATAGCCTCTAGAGGTCACCTCGGCGGGTTCTCCTCTGAAGCTATTATGCTAACGGAGGCTTTAGACGGTCTGGGATACGACAGGATAATAGTAGAAACCGTGGGGGCAGGGCAGACTGACACGGACGTCATGTCCATAACTCACTCCGTGGTAGTGCTTGTTATCCCTGGCACGGGCGATGAAATACAGGCATTGAAGGCAGGCATAATGGAGATTGGGGATGTATATGCAATCAACAAGGCTGATAAACCTGAAGCTGAGGCGGTGTATGATGCGGTGAAGTTTGCAATAGATAGCGGAGAGATGATATTCAGGGATGAATGGAAGCCTAGGATTCTAAAGGTAAGTGCACTGAGAAAGACAGGGATAGACGAGCTTGTTAACACCCTTGAAGAGCATGCGGAGTATCTTAGGCAGAGGGGTCTATTTGAACAAAGGATCAAGAATAGAAGGACTAAGATGGTGGAACTCCTGCTTAGGAGAAGACTCTATGATGTGACTTCCAAGATCATAGAGAACAACAGCGAAGAAATTAACGAGCTAGTAAGGGAAGGCTACATTAACGAGTTACTGACTAAATTGTATCATGAAGTAAAGGAGAAGCTTTAA